The Halorussus rarus genome includes the window GACGATGCCGCCGAGTACGGCATGAACGCCTGCATCCCGCCGTGCTACGTCGCGGAGGCCGACGAGTACGCGCCGGACACCACTCTGGCGACCGTCATCGGCTTCCCCCACGGTCAGCACGCCACCGCGGCCAAGCGCGAGGAGGCGATCATCGCCGAGGACGACGGCGCCGACGAGCTCGACATGGTCATCAACGTCGGCCGCCTGAAGGCCGGTGACCGTGAAGCCGTGCGCGAGGACATCGAGGAGGTCGTCGCCGCGGTGCCGATTCCGGTCAAGGTCATCGTCGAGACCGCGCTGCTCACCGACGAGGAGAAGCGCCGCGCGTGCGAGGCCGCGAGGGACGCCGACGCCGCGTTCGTCAAGACCGCCACCGGGTTCGCCGACGGCGGCGCGACGGTCGCGGACGTGGAGCTGATGAGCGAGTACCTGCCGGTCAAGGCCAGCGGCGGCGTCGGGAACTACGAGCAGGCGAAGGCGATGCTCGACGCCGGGGCCGAGCGCATCGGCGCGAGCTCGGGCGTCGACATCGTCGAGGACTTCCGGCGGAACTACTGACCGGTCGACCGATTCCAGCAGCCACCGGAACGTCCGGACGGGGTCGGTCGCTCCGACCGTCTCCAGCAGGGACCGCCCGACGAGCGTCGCGGGAGTCGCCAACAGCCAGTCTGTCTCGACAGCTTCGAGTCACGAACTTCCGGCCAGATGACGCCGGTCGAGACGGCGGCCACGCCCGATGGCCGCGCGAGCAATGGGGAAAGTGTCGAACGCCGCCGGAAAGGTCGGTCGTGTGCGCGGTCGAAGTCCCGACGGAAAATGCTAAACCCCTCGACAGTAAACGTCCGGACATGGTTGGCGCTTCTGTCGCCGGGGCGGTCGAATCGATGTCGGACGACGTGGTCGGCGTCTCGGCGGTCATCGCCGGGCTCGCGTTCCTCGCCATCGGCTACGCCGCCGGGAGCGTGCTCGCCGGCGAGTCGGTCGAATCGCAGACGAGGCTGATTCCGGTCGTCGTCGGGTCCGTGGTGTCGCTGTCGTTGTACGCGCACGCTGACGAGGAGTAAGGGCCGTGGAACCGACTGTCGGCCCGGCGGCGACGTACGACCCGGACCCGTCGAGAGGCCGCGGTCCGACGGTCGTCCTGCGTTCAAT containing:
- the deoC gene encoding deoxyribose-phosphate aldolase; amino-acid sequence: MDEATLAAKIDHTVLGPETAMTDVERVLDDAAEYGMNACIPPCYVAEADEYAPDTTLATVIGFPHGQHATAAKREEAIIAEDDGADELDMVINVGRLKAGDREAVREDIEEVVAAVPIPVKVIVETALLTDEEKRRACEAARDADAAFVKTATGFADGGATVADVELMSEYLPVKASGGVGNYEQAKAMLDAGAERIGASSGVDIVEDFRRNY